The stretch of DNA TACACCAAATTTCCCATTCATGCCATATTGTGTTATATAAGTGTACAACCAATCAATATTCAATTACTACAAAGTGAAAAGGAATTTTCGGTTGCTAATTCAGCAGGCTCCCATTGAATATCCTTatctcttcttcaccgaaaatTATGCATACAAACTAGTAAGggttcaaataaattaacactTCAGAACTACTTAGAAAATTAAGAGTAAGAAAGAAGACTCATTTGCCACATTCCCATATAACTTTTAAGATATTTAAGGTTTGTTACTGAATTTAGCTTGCTCCTATATTTGAACAATTCCTAGTGCTGATATCATCAAATTCCAACTTTTTTTTGCTAGATGAATACTAAATATTCTCAAAAGTGCTCTTACTtgcatattttgaaatacataCTTCATACACTATGCTTGCTATATGTACACCAAGTGATTATCTTATCCACAACAATGGACTGTATATTATGCAGAATGTGCTCTACAAAGACCTTGCAACATGTCCATGATTCGATATAgatttcaacattttttttagtttgtgaTGTCAATATATAGTTGCACACATATACATTGATGTATCTGTACTTCAGCACTCGCTATTGGTccttttatcaaatttaatcCCTATTCATAACAGGACAAgcttattttatgattataaaaaCACTCCCACAGCGTGTTGCTTTTGTTACATGGTTAATTCAAAGTTATTTATTCCCTGGCTGGCAAGCTTATGCcacatttgaaaatgaaaaggaTATATCCCTGTTTTTATATCCTTGTATTTGCAAACTCTTTCATTACAAGCATGACTTTGTAAGACATAACTTCTCTTCCCCCCCACCACCCCaaccccaaaaaaataataaataaataaataaaggctaTTCTTCATCATGACTATTTATCTGTCACATTCCCAAGGGCAATAGAGGgggcaataatgtaattgaGCTACAATTgcttgttaggagatatttttaattatgttgagtgcacatgggtgctgtttcTAGAATCTACTTTCAGTtagacagcctataaataggctatagtaTGTAGAGAAGTGCATGGTGAAATGATATAATGAATTCAGATTTCTCTCcttacattctctctctcattctccccTGTTTTCCCTCCATTCTCTCTATTTCTGCTCagtctctccctccaattctactctctctctctctctctcttctgaaTTCCTCTCAatttcctttctaaaccctagctcAACCCTAGGGGTGTGACATTAGCATTCCAAGAGGAGATCTTCAGAATGTGGAGAACTAGTCAAAAGGAGAATTAGAAATGTCATATCTTACAAAAGGGAATGCGGAGGAGCTGagtaatttatatttcttattataaCATTTGGAAAGTTACTCAATTATCAAGTTTTGCCTTATATGCTTCAATGAACATCTGCTGCTGAAAGTCATGCCCCAGaactttaaaactttaaaatgcCTCTTGTTAGTCTGCTTTGTCTCCAATCATGTGTTAATGTAATTCTTTTGCACTGAAATGAACCACATGCCTTACTGCTTCTGTAGATCCCTGTTAATCCCTGTTGAGTGTCATTCTAATGGATAAACTCATACAAGGAGAGCTATCATTCAATGTTAGCCATATGTAATAATCATAGAATATTATTCTGCTGCAACAGACTCACAATTTCACATGCAACTGCACATTGATGTCAGCATGCAGAAACAAAATTTTCCATGTGTATATTGGCAGGATTGCTAGTTGATTAATTATATTGCTTGTGTTTTTGGGTATATAGTTATCTATTTCATGTGTTGTTGCTTTATCCATATCATTCTTTGTatgtaattattaataaaaggtGTTTGCACAACCTGCTGTTAACATTTTGCATACCATTATTGAAATTCATACAGTAAATCCAAAGGTGCTACTGGAACTATTCTCAATGTACCGTGATTGGCAAGAGGCAAAGGCCCAAATGATTAGTAAGAAGCAGGTCAGtttgcaaataataaaattcatgcTTTGACATAGTGCAGTTGCTACTTTTTATGACTTTGTCAATAAGAATAGATCTGCAGCTGATTCACAAAACAATTTATGGGCTTACCAGTTACCACTATTCTCCTTAATTAAATGGATCTAGATTTGAGCCATTTCTTTATAATGCGATCTTTACCCATATAATAATAGCAACAACAATATTGCAATCCAGATCTGCTTTATGGACTTGTAAATGATTTAAACCTGACCATGACACAGATTCATGCCAGTTGTGCCCCATGCAATGTTTAAATCTTCTATAAAGCAAGATTCCTAAAATTGTAGATGAGCTTTTACTTCCTAGCACATAATGCATTTTTTATCAATCAACAGGATTTGGTTCTGTTTAGGATCTTTACAGGATTGGATCTCAGtttcaaactatttttattGGCCCAGAAGTTGAACCTGAGTGATGTTGTTTtccaattcaataattaattaaaagaggTTTATATAGGGTACTAACAAActttatttggaaaaataaattaataaataagcaattaaaaataattagaaaacaaaattatccTAATTTGTTGATTCCTAAATTTACTCCTAGAGTGGATGTTTCTCAATCTCCAGATTTAAGGGCTTCTCAATCGTGGAAAACAACCCACCCTAGTTTCCATAAAATTACTCCAAAGGATGGAAAATGCAAAAActtgttgaaataaaaacattttttaaatagaaaacaGAGTTTTGAAAAATGCGGTTctccaaaattgaactgaacttggaagacttgtaaaatgagtttttcaaaatttccttaataatttggagatttggaaaacacAGTTCTCTAAAAAATTTTCCCCAAATTATCTCTGTCTCCTTCTCTAAAACAAGTTATACAAAAGAAAaacttcttttatctttttcaaacATATGATCCAATTTTCTAGATTGGAACTTAGTTTTTTTTACTTCTGACATCTGAATGCATGtcaaattttctatggaaaataaaaactagaaattttgtagaaaattggagatagaactttggaaaatattttccacagCTAAACAACCACTTAGGTTTTCTATCATTTTCTCCTAGCTGAAAAGACCTAGGATTAAATGAGATGTAAGTCCCACTCCAAGTACTTTGGATTTGAAAGTCAAAAGTTTTCTTAAGTGAGCCAAGTAGGATCAGAATTTTGACTGCCGTTCCATTTAACTAAGAACCTTTTTGAACCTCCTTTGAGATGAAACAACATTTTCATCATTTAGCAGAACTTTAATCACATCCCTTTCTCGTAGAAGATGCAGATGTCTGGGAATTTGATGAGTTGAAAGATCACTAGCTAGCAAACTAGGAGAATTAAATGTGTCTTGCTGACAAATTCTCCGCATTGAAGTTAGGAATAATATTCATGTCATCAAGCAAATTGAGTAAATGTACATTGGATTCAGGTTCAAGTTTTCCAGTGATGGGGAATGGTCTATTAACTCAAGCACATAACTTCTTAAAAGAGTGTTTCGAGCATTATTTAGGATGGATATGAACCATAACATGTCACCCTCATTAAATTCTCTACATCTACGATGCACATTTAGTAGCGTGACTTGGATGTGTTGGGCAAAGTTTTGAACAGGCTCAAAATTTTGAGTAACGAGAGGTAATGATACAAGATAAATAATGTGCAAGAGagataatgaataaaaaaagaagaaaaatttaggGAAAGAGAGATAATGTGCAAGGGATTTTTTCTTCATTAGaaggtaaagaagaaaaatttaggGTTTCTGTTAAGATTTTGACTATGGATTCAGGGTGGATCTCATACAACTTGATGTAgaaccccaaaaaaaaaaaaaaatacaataaagtACACAAGAACAGAGGGAAACAAGGCTAAGCTCCAAAGTGCGCTAGGAGAGGTTTATAAAGAGTGCTAAAAACCcctatttagaaaaagaaaataattaaaaaaggcattaaaaaacataataaagtTTGCTGATTTGTTAATTTCTAAATCTACACCAATGGTGGACTTTCTGAAATCTCTAATCTTAGGTCCCCACTTAGTTTAGGAACTCATTTgcaataaaatttaattccagGCGGATAAGTTACTAAAGGTTTAATCTTTCTAAAACCTGTATGTATCATGGAGTCAACTGCACGAAGGTATTTAGTGAAGACTTTTCTTCCAAGGTTCTTAGTTCTTCCTTCTATGTGTCATTTGCAACCAGCTGATTCATAACTAGATTTGGAATGTAGACAAGCACATtagaaatctgacagtgaaaaGTTGCACTGTacctttgtatttttgttgttgtttgctATAGTTACTCATTTGTTATTGACAACTTTAAATTGGTGGATGGAAGGGGAGTGGGGAGTGAGGGTTTTGCTTATTCTTTCCAGGATGACCATTTTGACTTGGTTTGTCATCTATGCCAGATGTAAAGAACTGCTAATAATTGATTATATGCAGGAAGAGATAGAAAACAAGATAGAAACGGCAGATGCTTTGACAAGTAAGCTTCTTCAACGTTTTAATTACTCGCTCTCAACAATGAAGACAGCTTCCCATCATCTATCTGAAGGTGACTGATGTTCTTATCTTAATTCTTCAATGGATAAACttctggaaaaagaaaaatacaaaagctTCTTGGGCTGCAAATAGTCAAGTCTTGTTTAGTCCTCCAAACTTTGCATGGTAGCAAATAATTATTCACTTAAGATTACTAGCCACTATTGATTGTTAATTTGTTACGGAAGCACAAGTTGACAAAGCTTCTTTTGGGTCTTGTGCACTGGATAGAGAAATGACTTCTTGATTTGAATCGTCATTTTCAAAACTTGATGTGTTCTTAAAGGTTGAGGGGTTGCCGGGTTGTCATAAATTCAGTTTACAACAAAGTTGATATTTAACTTTGATGTCAAAATATTGCATGCAGTTCATGCATTGCAGGTTGAAATTGGAGAGCTGAAGGGAAGGTTGACCGAGGTGATCAGCAACTGTGATGCATTATGCAAGAGAATTACCGCAGAGGGACCAGAATCACTGAGATCATCTGTGGCTTCATTTCCGGTGACCTCAGCCGACATGAAAACCAGCTGTAGTTCTTCATGTTCTCCCCAAAGAATGTCAGGCAGACATCCATCCATCTCAGAAGCCAAGTTAGAGTAATTTACACCCTCCCTTTTTCTTGTAGAATTTCAGAAACATTTGACTATATTTACATTTTAGAAATTGAGGCTATATAATAGCCCTCCTCATGCCTCGAAAGGAACCCCGTAGTTTTGCCATGATCAAATTTTAAGTATACAACACTTGTACGAGCACCATCCTGTAAACATCCCCAGTTGGTTCAATAAAACTTGCGTGCCATGGCATCATGGTTGTTTTATAGAAATGTTAGATATGGTAAACGCAGTAGTTTCATTAGGTGTCCAAAGTTTTGTTTATAAAGATCcaaataaaaggtaaaaaacaataaataaatgcaccaGCTTATCAGTGGGAAATATTGGCCACTCTGTC from Diospyros lotus cultivar Yz01 chromosome 6, ASM1463336v1, whole genome shotgun sequence encodes:
- the LOC127804095 gene encoding uncharacterized protein LOC127804095, which produces MGLSESTLSISQRAGDEITTVSARSEVVDPLIERLKDLKITTPILTAPQAETSLTDILVRKPASSSASVNPKVLLELFSMYRDWQEAKAQMISKKQEEIENKIETADALTSKLLQRFNYSLSTMKTASHHLSEVHALQVEIGELKGRLTEVISNCDALCKRITAEGPESLRSSVASFPVTSADMKTSCSSSCSPQRMSGRHPSISEAKLE